From Candidatus Polarisedimenticolaceae bacterium:
TATTGCCGAACGGCCAGTGGGTCGTGCGCCAGGATGCGGGCACGATCTTTCTCAGCGGTAACGGCGCCTCGGTCGACGGGAACCGTCCTTTCCTCGACCGCTTCGATCTCGAGACGAAAACGACCGCGCGCCTGTTCCGCAGCGACAAGACGGCGCTCGAGAGGTTCCTCGCGTTCACGGACGGGACGAACCGCGCGTTCCTGACCTGGCGCCAATCGCGGACCGATCCGCCGAATGCGATGGTCAGGACGCTCGGCGATCGTGCGGCGCCGGTGCCGGGCGAGGCCACGTTCGCGTCGGCGGCGCGCGCGGTCACGCACGTTCCCGATCCGACACCCGCCGTACGCGGGATCAAGCAGCAGCTCGTCAAGTACAAACGGCGGGATGGGACTCAGCTCTCGTTCACGCTGCTGACACCGCCCGGATATGAACCGGGTACGCGCATCCCGGCAATCCTCTACGCGTATCCGCTGGACTACGCGAGCGCGTCGACGGCCGGACAGGTCAGCGGCTCGGAGCAGGAGTTCATGGTGCTGGACGACTACCGGCTGCTCCTGCTGTCGGGCTACGCGATCATCGACAGGGCCGCGTTCCCGGTCGTGGGCGATCCCAAGAAAGCGTACGACACCTACCTCGAGCAGCTCGAGGACGACGCGCGCGCCGCGGTCGACGCGGCGGTCGAGACGGGCGTCGTCGATCGCGATCGCATCGGCGTCACGGGGCACAGCCACGGCGCGATGATGACGGCGAATCTGATCGCGCACACCGATCTGTTCCGCGCCGGGGCGGCGACGAGCGGCGCCTACAACAAGACCCTCACGCCGTTCGGCTTCCAGAACGAGCGCCGCTCGGTCTGGAAGGGCCGCGACGTCTACCTGAAGGTGTCGCCGTTCTTCTTCGCCGACAAGATCAAGCTGCCGCTCCTCATCGTGCACGGCACGGACGACGCCAATCCGGGGACGACGCCGCTCCAGGCCGTCACGCTCTACGAGGCGATCCGCGGCAACGGCGGCACCGCGCGGCTCGTGATGCTCCCGCACGAGCCTCACTGGTACTCGTCGATGGAATCGAACGAGCAGCTCGCCTACGAGGAGCTGAACTGGTTCGACACGTACGTCAAGAACGCGCCGCCTCGCATCAAGACGGAGCCGCCGCCGGAGACTCGAAGCACGAACTAGGCTCGGCGATCACCCGCGATCGATCACGGTGATCTCGACCCGGGCGGCGCCGCGCCGGACGAACCCGAGCTGCCTCGCGGCCTCGTAGGACAGGTCGATGATCCGATCGTGACGGAACGGCCCGCGATCGTTGATCCGAACCTTCACCGACTTGCCGCTCTCGATGTCGGTCACCCTCACGATCGTGCCGAACGGCAACGTGCGGTGGGCGGCGGTCAACGCATGCATGTCGAAGCGCTCACCGTTCGCCGTGCGCTCGCCCTGGTGCGCCTTTCCGTACCAGGAGGCCAGTCCCTTCTCCGAGTGGCCATGCTCGATCGACGCCGGCGAGGTCGCGGGTGCTTTCTGCTGCGCGCAGGCGCCGGCGAGCACGATCGAGACGAAGACGTTCGGCAGCAGTTTCCGGCGCATCGCATCAACGATCGGCTCCCCGGGCCGGGAAGGCAAACGGCGATGGCGCCTCCTACGCAAAGCGACGTCGCAGAGACGCGGCCATAGCCGGGGGCGAGACGCGACCGAGCGTGATCGTCTCGGCGCCGACGAAGGTGGCCAGCGATCGAAACGCGTCCGCGGCACCGTCGAGCGCGAGGTCGCGGTCGAGAGAACCCCAGTCGGCCGCGGGAGGTCGCTTGCCCCGAGCGAACCAGGGCTCGAAGTGGATCTGCCGGATCTCGAGGAGACGCTCGGCGCGGTGAGTCTTGGCGTCGATCCTCCCGATCAGCTGGCCGTCATGGAAGAGCGGGAGCACGTAGTAGCCGTGCACCCGCTTGTGGCCCGGGGTGTAGACCTCGACGCGGTAGTCGAAGCCGAACAGGCGCTGGGCGCGCTCGCGGTGCCACAGGAACGAATCGAACGGCGCGAGCAGTGTGGTGCCGCGCGCGGCCACGCGCCGCTGTGCGGCGGCGCGCAGCGCCGGGAGATCGTCGGCGAGGGCGAACCACGGTGTCGTGCCGTGCTCGACGGCGACCTCGACGACTTCGCCGGCCGCGAGCGCCTCGGCGAGCGCCTTGCGGCGCTCCCGGATCTCCGTCCGAGGGAAGGTGAGGTACATGCGGAGATCGGTCGCCGTCGCGGCACCCATCGCATGCAGGGACCGGCGCAGGTGCCAGCGGCGGAACTCGTCGGCGCGCGGCGGCTCGGCAGCGAGCGCCTCACCCATGACCCTTGGCGCCAGATCGAAGCGCTTCTGGAAGTGAACCCGTGAATGGATCATCGTGCGCCCGCTCATCCACAGGTAATCGAGCGCGTGCGTGGCCGGCTTCCAATTCCACCATCCGCCGCCGCGCCGCTTGCGATCGTTTCCGAAGTCGGCGTTCCCGAGCGGTCCGCGGGTCGTGATCTCGGCCTCGACCTGGGCGACGAGCGCCGCGTTCTTCCTGAGCCATTTCCCCCAAGCCCGGCTGCGGAGCGAATAGTCGAGCATCGCCCGCCGCCAGTGGCCGAAATGATCGGTCGGCACCAGGCAGGCCGCGTGAGCCCAGTACTCGAACATCGCGCGCCGCTCGTAGACGAGACGGTCGAGGACACGACGGTCGTACGGTCCGAAGCGGCTCCACACGGTCAGGTAGTGCGCGCGGTCGATCACGTTGATCGAGTCGAGCTGGATTCCACCCGTGTCGGAGGCGAACCGGACGAGGTTGCGCTCCGTCAGCCGCCGCCGGCGCGGGTCGCGGAGATGCTGGCGCTCGAGGAACAGCGCGGCCACGGCGCGGAGAGGAATCTTTGCCATGCGCCGTTCAATGTAACGGCACTTTTCGCTGCGCGACCCATGTTCCGTCGGCCCGGCCTTCGACGCGCATCCGTCCCTTGGCCGAGTCGCCGTCGATCCAGAAGAACAGGAACGCGCGCACCGGACCGGGCGCCCCCTGACGGCTTCCCTTCGGCCAATCCCCGGCGAACGAGAGCTCGACGTAACCGTTCCGC
This genomic window contains:
- a CDS encoding septal ring lytic transglycosylase RlpA family protein, whose amino-acid sequence is MRRKLLPNVFVSIVLAGACAQQKAPATSPASIEHGHSEKGLASWYGKAHQGERTANGERFDMHALTAAHRTLPFGTIVRVTDIESGKSVKVRINDRGPFRHDRIIDLSYEAARQLGFVRRGAARVEITVIDRG
- a CDS encoding crosslink repair DNA glycosylase YcaQ family protein, which gives rise to MAKIPLRAVAALFLERQHLRDPRRRRLTERNLVRFASDTGGIQLDSINVIDRAHYLTVWSRFGPYDRRVLDRLVYERRAMFEYWAHAACLVPTDHFGHWRRAMLDYSLRSRAWGKWLRKNAALVAQVEAEITTRGPLGNADFGNDRKRRGGGWWNWKPATHALDYLWMSGRTMIHSRVHFQKRFDLAPRVMGEALAAEPPRADEFRRWHLRRSLHAMGAATATDLRMYLTFPRTEIRERRKALAEALAAGEVVEVAVEHGTTPWFALADDLPALRAAAQRRVAARGTTLLAPFDSFLWHRERAQRLFGFDYRVEVYTPGHKRVHGYYVLPLFHDGQLIGRIDAKTHRAERLLEIRQIHFEPWFARGKRPPAADWGSLDRDLALDGAADAFRSLATFVGAETITLGRVSPPAMAASLRRRFA